A genomic region of Gemmata massiliana contains the following coding sequences:
- the pruA gene encoding L-glutamate gamma-semialdehyde dehydrogenase gives MANDLDERTKQYGREIFARLDRQGPVLFTRAWLEDKLMGLGMHDPALKVQLFRFVDTLPYLKQPAEVSRHLREYLNEAKDELPWWVRWGTRLIPNRGVLGQGLAFASQRGAEQMARKFIAGSNVGEAVEAVRTMRDRRLAFTIDLLGEATITEVEADHVQKQYLDLLTGLTREVNTWPEEPTIDRDDRGPIPRVNVSVKLSALFSQFDPIDPEGTSRAVCRRLRPILSLAKQTGAFVNFDMEQHSFKDVTLKIFRDILTEPEFRDWPSVGIAIQAYLKDTEADLHALLDWAKNVRKTPVWIRLVKGAYWDYETVIAAQNHWPVPVFTKKWESDANFEKLTEFLLANVDWLIPAFGSHNIRSISHAMAVAEKLGVPPRRYEFQMLYGMADAIKESIQSLGQRVRIYTPYGQLLPGMAYLVRRLLENSSNDSFLRQGFSEGLSEEVLLTNPAANRRALPAESPNTPTTSMTATHSPAHTVSSAPVPTSAPAAFINEPLTDFSVEANRVAMKAALDQVRSEFGRTYPIVIDNKPLPVTKTLDRENPSRKSELIGKVAMANVEQAKLAVKSCLTAFDTWRDTSVETRAKLLRDVAEQFRKRRFELSAWIVFETGKPWRESDADVAEAIDFCEYYAVEMLKLGATQHRDVPGEDNRYFYEPRGVSVVIAPWNFPLAILAGMATAAIVSGNTVILKPAEQSGIIGAKLMECLQAAGVPPGVANFLPGDGEEIGPTLVQHPDVALIAFTGSLKVALLINEQASKTPGGQNFVKKVIAEMGGKNAVIVDSDADLDEAVKGVVDSAFGFGGQKCSAGSRAIVLDGIYDQFLNRLVEATKSLAVKAADDPGCSLGPVIDAEARDRILKFIEAGKKEAKLAHQTDLGALMEQGHFIPPTIFANVPENAGIAQEEIFGPVLSVIRAKDLDDALRIANGTRYALTGGCYSRSPSHLEKVKRKFRVGNLYINRKCTGALVDRQPFGGFKLSGIGSKAGGPDYLLQFVLPRTITENQMRRGFAPETGTGE, from the coding sequence ATGGCTAACGACCTCGACGAACGTACCAAGCAATACGGCCGCGAAATCTTCGCCCGGCTCGACCGCCAGGGGCCGGTGCTGTTCACCCGCGCCTGGCTCGAAGACAAGCTCATGGGTTTGGGGATGCACGACCCCGCCCTCAAGGTGCAACTGTTCCGCTTCGTGGACACGCTGCCGTACCTGAAGCAGCCCGCGGAAGTGTCGCGGCACCTGCGCGAGTACCTGAACGAAGCGAAGGACGAATTGCCCTGGTGGGTGCGCTGGGGCACGCGGCTCATCCCGAACCGCGGTGTCTTGGGGCAGGGGCTGGCGTTCGCATCGCAGCGCGGCGCGGAGCAGATGGCCCGGAAGTTCATCGCCGGGTCGAACGTGGGGGAGGCGGTCGAAGCCGTTCGCACGATGCGCGACCGCCGGCTCGCGTTCACCATCGACCTGCTCGGTGAAGCGACCATCACCGAGGTCGAAGCGGACCACGTCCAGAAGCAGTATTTGGACCTGCTCACGGGTTTAACGCGCGAAGTGAATACGTGGCCCGAGGAGCCGACGATCGACCGCGACGACCGCGGGCCGATCCCGCGCGTGAACGTGTCGGTGAAGCTGTCCGCGCTGTTCAGCCAGTTCGACCCGATCGACCCGGAGGGTACGTCGCGGGCCGTGTGTCGGCGGCTGCGGCCGATCCTGAGCCTCGCGAAGCAGACCGGCGCGTTCGTCAACTTCGACATGGAGCAGCACAGTTTCAAGGACGTCACGCTGAAGATCTTCCGCGACATCCTGACGGAGCCGGAGTTCCGCGACTGGCCGAGCGTCGGGATCGCGATCCAGGCGTACCTGAAGGACACCGAGGCCGACCTCCACGCGCTGCTCGACTGGGCGAAGAACGTCCGCAAAACGCCCGTGTGGATCCGCCTGGTGAAGGGCGCGTACTGGGACTACGAAACCGTGATCGCGGCGCAGAATCACTGGCCTGTCCCGGTGTTCACGAAGAAGTGGGAATCGGACGCCAACTTCGAGAAACTGACCGAGTTCCTGCTCGCGAACGTGGACTGGCTGATCCCCGCGTTCGGGTCGCACAACATCCGGAGCATCTCGCACGCGATGGCGGTGGCCGAGAAGCTCGGCGTGCCGCCGCGTCGGTACGAGTTCCAGATGCTCTACGGCATGGCCGACGCGATCAAGGAATCGATCCAGTCGCTCGGCCAGCGGGTCCGCATCTACACGCCCTACGGTCAACTGCTCCCCGGCATGGCGTACCTCGTCCGCCGGCTGCTCGAGAACTCGTCGAACGATTCGTTTTTGCGCCAGGGCTTCTCCGAAGGTTTGTCGGAAGAAGTGCTGCTCACGAACCCGGCGGCCAACCGGCGTGCGCTGCCCGCCGAATCCCCCAACACTCCCACAACTTCCATGACCGCTACGCACTCGCCCGCACACACCGTGAGTTCTGCCCCCGTGCCTACGAGCGCGCCCGCCGCGTTCATCAACGAGCCGCTCACCGACTTCTCCGTGGAAGCGAATCGCGTGGCGATGAAGGCCGCGCTCGATCAGGTCCGCTCGGAGTTCGGCCGCACATACCCCATCGTGATCGACAACAAGCCGCTGCCGGTCACGAAGACGCTCGACCGCGAGAACCCGTCGCGCAAGTCGGAACTGATCGGCAAGGTCGCGATGGCCAACGTCGAACAGGCGAAGCTCGCGGTGAAATCGTGCCTCACGGCGTTCGACACCTGGCGCGACACGAGCGTCGAAACCCGCGCCAAGCTGCTCCGCGACGTGGCCGAGCAGTTCCGCAAGCGCCGGTTCGAGTTGTCCGCGTGGATCGTGTTCGAGACCGGCAAGCCGTGGCGCGAGTCCGACGCGGACGTGGCGGAAGCCATCGATTTCTGCGAATACTACGCGGTCGAAATGCTGAAACTTGGCGCGACGCAGCACCGCGACGTGCCGGGCGAGGACAACCGGTACTTCTACGAGCCGCGCGGCGTGTCGGTGGTCATCGCGCCGTGGAACTTCCCGCTCGCGATTCTCGCGGGGATGGCGACCGCCGCGATCGTCAGCGGGAACACGGTCATTCTCAAGCCCGCGGAGCAGTCCGGGATCATCGGCGCGAAGCTGATGGAGTGCCTGCAAGCCGCCGGCGTTCCCCCTGGCGTGGCGAACTTCCTGCCGGGGGACGGCGAAGAAATCGGGCCGACGCTCGTGCAGCACCCGGACGTGGCGCTGATCGCGTTCACCGGGTCGCTGAAGGTCGCGCTGCTCATCAACGAGCAGGCCTCGAAGACGCCCGGCGGTCAGAACTTCGTGAAGAAGGTCATCGCCGAGATGGGCGGCAAGAACGCGGTCATCGTGGACTCGGACGCGGACCTCGACGAAGCGGTGAAGGGCGTGGTCGATTCGGCGTTCGGGTTCGGCGGGCAAAAGTGTTCGGCCGGGTCGCGTGCGATCGTGCTGGACGGGATCTACGACCAGTTCTTGAACCGGCTCGTGGAAGCGACGAAGTCGCTCGCGGTGAAGGCCGCGGACGACCCGGGGTGTTCGCTCGGTCCGGTCATCGATGCCGAGGCCCGGGACCGCATCCTCAAGTTCATTGAGGCGGGCAAGAAAGAGGCGAAACTCGCGCACCAGACCGACCTCGGCGCGCTGATGGAGCAGGGGCACTTCATCCCGCCGACGATCTTCGCGAACGTGCCGGAGAACGCCGGGATCGCACAAGAAGAGATCTTCGGGCCGGTGCTGTCGGTGATCCGCGCGAAGGACTTGGACGACGCGCTCCGGATCGCGAACGGCACGCGGTACGCGCTCACGGGCGGGTGCTACAGCCGTAGCCCGAGCCACCTCGAAAAGGTGAAGCGGAAGTTCCGCGTGGGCAACCTGTACATCAACCGCAAATGCACCGGCGCCCTCGTAGACCGCCAACCGTTCGGGGGCTTCAAACTGAGCGGGATCGGCTCGAAGGCCGGCGGCCCGGACTACCTGCTCCAATTCGTGCTCCCGCGCACGATCACCGAGAACCAGATGCGCCGCGGGTTCGCCCCGGAAACGGGCACGGGGGAGTGA
- a CDS encoding TIGR02996 domain-containing protein, producing the protein MNERDALLRAVCDTPDDDTPRLVFADWLQEHGDEARAEFIRVQIALARGDASARLKEREQELFAAHQEVWEQPFEKFKAANSFRNLIYDVFFHRGFIRALVICDEEKQFADHATEVFQLAPIQRITFFHKWPHAASAECAELLRLKELRIYRAGFETKALGALLRSKSLLNVTRLELIADNDNGYLTAEGIELLSRSTALPALRHLDLSYNCIWLAILTEGDLIGQLESLKLRCTDIDDSGAEVLARCERLRSLTHLDLTANRIGDRGLRALATSRNLPRLTTLDLRHNLYDTEGGVEIRGCTPETRQILEDRFGAGVLIDGRLEE; encoded by the coding sequence ATGAACGAACGCGACGCCCTGTTACGCGCGGTTTGTGACACCCCCGACGATGACACCCCGCGCCTCGTATTCGCCGACTGGCTCCAAGAGCACGGCGACGAGGCGCGGGCCGAGTTCATCCGCGTGCAGATTGCACTGGCACGCGGAGATGCAAGCGCAAGGCTGAAGGAGCGGGAGCAGGAACTGTTTGCTGCACACCAGGAAGTGTGGGAACAGCCTTTCGAGAAATTCAAAGCCGCCAATTCCTTCCGCAACCTCATTTACGATGTCTTTTTTCACCGCGGCTTTATCCGAGCACTCGTTATCTGTGACGAAGAAAAACAGTTTGCAGACCACGCTACCGAAGTCTTCCAACTCGCACCAATTCAGAGGATCACTTTTTTCCACAAATGGCCGCACGCGGCCTCAGCCGAATGCGCCGAATTACTGCGGCTGAAGGAACTCAGAATCTACCGGGCCGGGTTTGAAACTAAAGCACTGGGGGCACTACTTCGCTCAAAATCCCTGCTAAACGTGACCCGGTTGGAGTTGATAGCTGATAACGATAACGGGTACCTCACCGCGGAAGGGATCGAACTGCTGAGCCGATCAACAGCGCTGCCCGCACTGCGCCACCTCGACCTCTCATACAACTGTATCTGGCTAGCGATTTTGACGGAAGGAGATCTGATCGGGCAACTCGAATCACTCAAGCTTCGATGCACCGATATCGACGACTCCGGAGCTGAAGTGCTGGCACGTTGCGAGCGCCTTCGCTCGCTAACACACCTGGATTTAACTGCAAACCGAATCGGCGATCGAGGGTTGCGAGCGCTCGCGACCTCCCGGAATCTTCCGCGCTTGACGACACTCGACCTGCGACACAACCTCTACGACACCGAAGGCGGTGTCGAAATAAGAGGTTGCACGCCAGAAACACGACAGATACTCGAAGACCGTTTCGGCGCGGGAGTCCTGATTGACGGAAGACTGGAGGAGTAG
- a CDS encoding TIGR02996 domain-containing protein — MNEREALLRAICDNADDDTPRLVFADGLQENGDEARAEFIRVSCAMRTPDLPDAEFRATSARAEYLRRTHGSNWKYELPQMPRSIIHATPHRYLPPGLQWGEFRRGFIESARITDEGIALFLKDQDRIFATTPIREIDIGRAKIPNSRGTFRSFRYFHRIEVICNALYHEWGAKPQIAAFLDYPQLSRLRAVHLIGDARGLAEAEPVLRPILGDRLILTLEIIHPRRR, encoded by the coding sequence ATGAACGAGCGCGAAGCTCTGTTGCGTGCGATCTGCGACAACGCCGACGACGATACGCCGCGATTGGTATTCGCTGACGGGCTCCAGGAAAATGGCGACGAAGCGCGAGCGGAATTCATCCGCGTGAGTTGCGCGATGAGAACTCCGGATTTACCCGACGCCGAGTTTCGAGCAACGAGCGCACGTGCCGAGTACCTGCGCCGGACACACGGCTCGAACTGGAAGTACGAACTCCCTCAAATGCCGCGTTCCATCATCCACGCGACGCCGCATCGGTACCTTCCACCGGGTCTTCAGTGGGGCGAATTTCGCCGCGGGTTTATCGAATCGGCGCGGATTACCGACGAGGGCATCGCACTGTTTCTCAAAGACCAGGACCGGATCTTCGCAACGACCCCGATTCGGGAAATCGATATCGGCCGGGCGAAGATTCCCAACTCCCGGGGAACGTTCCGGAGCTTCCGGTACTTCCACCGAATCGAAGTCATTTGCAACGCTCTGTATCACGAATGGGGTGCGAAACCTCAAATCGCGGCGTTCCTGGATTACCCCCAACTATCCCGCCTGCGTGCGGTGCATTTGATCGGAGACGCTCGCGGTCTCGCGGAGGCGGAACCGGTACTGCGCCCGATCCTCGGCGATCGCCTGATCCTCACACTGGAAATCATCCACCCGAGGCGGAGATGA